A single window of Nicotiana sylvestris chromosome 3, ASM39365v2, whole genome shotgun sequence DNA harbors:
- the LOC104243248 gene encoding 21 kDa protein-like, with amino-acid sequence MAAAKLLFLAAVLSLFYLSGAADTATSFIKNSCKPTTYPDLCVASLSGYAPTIKNSQEQLIKTALSVSLDRAQSTKGFVSKLLKFKGLKPREYAAIKDCIEETSDSVDRLSKSVSELKEVDHSRGKDFLWHISNVETWVSAAITDENTCTDGFAGRALNGRIKASIRNRIANLAQVTSNALALINQYAAKH; translated from the coding sequence ATGGCCGCAGCAAAGCTTCTATTTCTTGCAGCTGTGCTCTCTCTCTTCTACCTCTCCGGCGCGGCGGATACCGCCACCAGTTTCATCAAAAACTCTTGCAAACCCACAACGTATCCCGATCTGTGCGTCGCTTCTCTTTCCGGTTACGCACCAACCATAAAGAACAGCCAAGAACAGCTAATCAAAACAGCCTTGTCCGTAAGCCTGGACAGAGCCCAATCCACAAAGGGATTCGTAAGCAAGCTCTTGAAATTCAAGGGATTAAAGCCCAGAGAATACGCAGCTATTAAAGATTGCATAGAGGAGACAAGTGATAGTGTAGATCGGCTAAGCAAATCGGTGAGTGAGCTCAAGGAAGTGGACCATAGCCGTGGGAAGGATTTCTTGTGGCATATTAGCAACGTGGAGACATGGGTCAGTGCTGCTATCACCGATGAGAATACTTGTACCGATGGGTTTGCGGGTCGGGCCTTAAATGGTAGAATTAAGGCTTCGATTAGAAACCGGATCGCTAATCTAGCTCAGGTCACTAGCAATGCACTGGCCTTAATCAACCAATATGCTGCAAAGCATTAA